The nucleotide sequence GGCGATGAGCGCGTGAGGAAGGGCGGTAAATACGGTACCTAATAGCAATAAGAGTAACCATGCACTCAGCGGTGCTGAAACGATGTCCTCGCCCCCAGTGGGAAGTAAGAAAAAGGCAATAACAAGGGTCTGCCATGCCATGGCTTTAGCGCCACTATACTGCTTAAAGTACTTTCTATGGATAAGGTTTCGAAACGCATAGGTGACGGCGGAAGCAATACCGATTAGCACCCCAAGGGTTATATCGTTATCAAGAGACGTTTCCGGAACAATGAAATACACCCCTGCAATGACGGTTAACGTAGACGCAATGTCTTGCCATACCAACCGCGTTTTTTCGAAAAAGGGCTCGATAAGCACAGTAATAACGGGGAAAGTAAACAAAGCAATCATGCCAACAGATACGCTAGAGTACTGCATGGCGGCGAAGTAAGACACCCAGTGAAGTGCCATCAGCACCCCAAGCCCTATCGCAATAATATAGTCGCGTTTATTGGCTAAACGTAAACCTTGTTTTGATATTGCCAAAAAAATAAACAGGGCGATACACGCAAATACTGACCGCATTAACGTGATATCGCTAGCGCTAAGTGGTACTACACGTGAAAAGAGCGCCGTACCACCTAAAAGGACAATCGTTAAATGAAGAGAGATAAGGCTTTTTTTTACAGCATCCATAAACTAGCTAGAAAGCTCTTTGCTTCCAGCAACATAGGCCATGGGTTCACCCAATCGTGTTACTTGTCCTGGCGCTAATGGCTCAAAATCAATGGCTTGGTTTTCGAAGCAGGCTACAATGGTCGAGCCAAGTTTGAAACGGCCCAATTCATCGCCTTTTTTCAATTTCACGCTGGCTTCGCTGTCTTTGTCATATTGCCAATGTTGAACATTTTTGCCTGCTGGTGGCGTCACGGTTCCTGCCCAAACGGTTTCTATGCTCGCTACTATGGTTGCTCCAACCAGAACCATCGCCATTTTACCTACTGGGGTATCGAAAATAGCCACAACGCGCTCATTACGGGCAAACAGGCCAGGAATATTTTGTGCCGTTAGTGGGTTGACAGAAAAAAGCTCACCCGGCACGTAAATCATGTCGGTAAGCGTGCCATCAATAGGCATGTGAATACGGTGATAATCTCGAGGCGCTAAGTAAACCGTAGCGAATGTTCCGTCTTTAAACGGCTGGGCGATGTCAGGTTTACCACCTAATAGACTGGTGAGGCTATAGTCATGCCCCTTCGCTTGAAAAATACTGTCATCACGAATATCGCCAAATTGACTCACAGCGCCGTCTACGGCGTGAATGAGCGCGGAAGGGTTTTCGTCAATCGTGCGCGCTTCGGGTTTTAATGGCCGAGTAAAAAAGGCATTAAAACTGCGGTAATAACCAGGATCTGAGTGCAGCGCCTCATCCATATTGACATTATATTGCTTAATAAAAAGTTTGATAATGAATGTGGTAAAGCCGCCCAACTCTGCCGCTGCCAACTTGCCGACAAGGCGAGACAACAAATGTTTAGGGGTAATGTATTGTAGATTTACTTTAAGCCAGTCCAGCACAAAAACGCTCCAATCATGTTAACCAGTTAATTGTACCTTAAGTTGTATGTTCACAAGTAACTTTAAGATTATGTATGCAACCAACTTGGTATAAGGAAATAAATAAAAGTTGTGCTTGTTGGACGCCAATGACGGGGTGTTCAACAAGCATAAAAATGATAATTACACAGGGTAGAAGAGGTGACTAACCGCCAGGAGGCTGACTATGACTAGGGCGCTGTTCATCCATTGTGACCAATATTTTGTGATAGCTGGCAAACCGCTCGGCGTTAATTTTGCCTTCTTCAACGGCTGCTCTTAATAAACAACCAGGGTCGTTCAAATGCTTGCAGTCTCTAAACTTGCAGCCACCCAAATAATCGCGAAATTCAATAAACCCCCAAGTGATGCGCTCGGTGGGAATATGCCATAAGCCGAATTCACGTACGCCCGGTGAATCGATAAGATCGCCGCCTGCTGGCAGATGCAATAGCTTAGCCGCAGTGGTGGTATGTTGACCTAAGCCAGAATTATCTGAAATTTCCCCGGTTAACTCATCTGCATCAGGCAGCACCTGGTTAATAAGGCTAGACTTACCTACACCAGATTGGCCCACAAATACGCTGACGCTGTCTTTAAGCAGGTCGTTTAAAGCTTGAATACCTTCACCGGTTTTACAACTTGTAAAGAGTAAGCGATAACCTAATTGACGATAAACTTCGAGTTGCTTATCCACTAGGGTGCGAGCGTCGTCATCCAGCAATTCAACTTTGTTGAGTACAATAACAGGCGTAATGCCAATATCTTCACAGGCCACAAGATAGCGGTCGATGATATTGGTTGAAAGCGAGGGTAAAATTGCACTAACCACAATAATATTATCGATATTGGCCGCAATGGGCTTTATGCCATCGTAGAAATCGGGTCGGGTGAGTACCGAGTGCCTATCATTAACTATCTCGATGACCCCTTTTACACCGGACTCTGCGTCATCGCCTTTGCTAAACAACACGTTGTCGCCACAGACCACCGAATCCACCGTGCGTCTTATATGACATCGAGACACATTGCCGTGGCTATCCTCTACATCGGCATGTTTTCCAAACCGCCCGATAACGGTGCCTTTAACCAATTGACTTTCATCAACATGGGCTTGTTGCTGACCATCTTGCCCGCCGTGTTTACCTTGCAGGCGTTTACTTCGGTTAGCGGCCACTTGGCGTTTCTGTCTTTGTGTGAGTTTTGGTTTTTTCGCCACGATTCTTTTCTAGTTTCACGTATACTATGCCAATAATACCGTTTGTCAGGCATGGTTGCCATGTCTGAAGTGCGATGAGGAATGATATGAGCAAACATGATAGCAACTTAGTCTGGATAGACATGGAAATGACAGGGCTTGATCCTGAAACCTGTGTGGTAATGGAAATTGCCACAATTGTGACGGATGCACAGTTAAATATTCTTGCCGAGGGGCCTGTTATTGCGGTGCATCAGCCGGACAGTGTGTTAGACAATATGGATGAATGGTGTACGCGGGTACATGGAGAAACGGGCTTAACTGCCCGTTGTCGTGAAAGTACTGTGAGCGAACAAGAGGCGGCTGCTCAAACGATTGCTTTCTTAGCGCAGTGGGTTGATGCAGGTAAATCACCCCTGTGTGGTAATACGATAGGTCAAGATAGACGCTTCATGGTGAAATACATGCCAGAATTAGAAGCCTACTTTCATTACCGTAGTATTGATGTAAGTACGATTAAAGAACTGGCCCGGCGTTGGAAACCAGAAATTCTCGATGGGTTTGAGAAAAAGGGCGTGCACCTTGCCTTAGACGATATTCGCGAATCCATCGCGGAAATGCAGTATTATCGCGAAAAAGTGTTTACGATTTAATCGTTCGCTTCAATGGGTGCGAAAAAAACAGAATTAATGGTTGCGTTACTGAAATATTTTTGTAAAATGCGCACCACTTCAAACGAAGTGCCCATTTTGTTGCGGGAATAGCTCAGTTGGTAGAGCACGACCTTGCCAAGGTCGGGGTCGCGAGTTCGAATCTCGTTTCCCGCTCCAAATTTTAAAGCTGATAGTAAATGTTACTTTCAGTGAGCGTGAAAAGCGCGCCCCCTTGTGGGCCCGCGACCGAGTGTCGGCCAGTTGGCGAATCTCGTTTCCCGCTTTAAATTTCCAATCTAAACTCTAGATTGCCTTTAAAGATGCACAGCATCGACTCTATGCGGGAATAGCTCAGTTGGTAGAGCACGACCTTGCCAAGGTCGGGGTCGCGAGTTCGAATCTCGTTTCCCGCTCCAAATTTTCACACATCAAGAAAATCCAAAATAATGTAGTTGTATCTATGCGACCCCTTAGTGGTGCCGCGACCGAGTGTCGGCCAGTTAGCGAATCTCGTTTCCCGCTCCAAATTTTCACACATCAAGAAAATCCAAAATAATGTAGTTGTATCTATGCGACCCTTAGTGGTGCCGCGACCGAGTGTCGGCCAGTTAGCGAATCTCGTTTCCCGCTCCAAATTTTCACACATCGAATATTAAATCTAAATGATGAGATATGTTCACGCGAACCCTCTGTGGCGCGGGAGCCGTTAGTGAAGTCCC is from Alteromonas australica and encodes:
- a CDS encoding DMT family transporter encodes the protein MDAVKKSLISLHLTIVLLGGTALFSRVVPLSASDITLMRSVFACIALFIFLAISKQGLRLANKRDYIIAIGLGVLMALHWVSYFAAMQYSSVSVGMIALFTFPVITVLIEPFFEKTRLVWQDIASTLTVIAGVYFIVPETSLDNDITLGVLIGIASAVTYAFRNLIHRKYFKQYSGAKAMAWQTLVIAFFLLPTGGEDIVSAPLSAWLLLLLLGTVFTALPHALIAASLRHLRAKTFSLVACMQPFYGVVLAVLLLDENPTWHTLVGGLLITSASVYETLNTHKLHSNNQDDKGD
- the asd gene encoding archaetidylserine decarboxylase (Phosphatidylserine decarboxylase is synthesized as a single chain precursor. Generation of the pyruvoyl active site from a Ser is coupled to cleavage of a Gly-Ser bond between the larger (beta) and smaller (alpha chains). It is an integral membrane protein.) produces the protein MLDWLKVNLQYITPKHLLSRLVGKLAAAELGGFTTFIIKLFIKQYNVNMDEALHSDPGYYRSFNAFFTRPLKPEARTIDENPSALIHAVDGAVSQFGDIRDDSIFQAKGHDYSLTSLLGGKPDIAQPFKDGTFATVYLAPRDYHRIHMPIDGTLTDMIYVPGELFSVNPLTAQNIPGLFARNERVVAIFDTPVGKMAMVLVGATIVASIETVWAGTVTPPAGKNVQHWQYDKDSEASVKLKKGDELGRFKLGSTIVACFENQAIDFEPLAPGQVTRLGEPMAYVAGSKELSS
- the rsgA gene encoding small ribosomal subunit biogenesis GTPase RsgA — its product is MAKKPKLTQRQKRQVAANRSKRLQGKHGGQDGQQQAHVDESQLVKGTVIGRFGKHADVEDSHGNVSRCHIRRTVDSVVCGDNVLFSKGDDAESGVKGVIEIVNDRHSVLTRPDFYDGIKPIAANIDNIIVVSAILPSLSTNIIDRYLVACEDIGITPVIVLNKVELLDDDARTLVDKQLEVYRQLGYRLLFTSCKTGEGIQALNDLLKDSVSVFVGQSGVGKSSLINQVLPDADELTGEISDNSGLGQHTTTAAKLLHLPAGGDLIDSPGVREFGLWHIPTERITWGFIEFRDYLGGCKFRDCKHLNDPGCLLRAAVEEGKINAERFASYHKILVTMDEQRPSHSQPPGG
- the orn gene encoding oligoribonuclease; this translates as MSKHDSNLVWIDMEMTGLDPETCVVMEIATIVTDAQLNILAEGPVIAVHQPDSVLDNMDEWCTRVHGETGLTARCRESTVSEQEAAAQTIAFLAQWVDAGKSPLCGNTIGQDRRFMVKYMPELEAYFHYRSIDVSTIKELARRWKPEILDGFEKKGVHLALDDIRESIAEMQYYREKVFTI